A section of the Deinococcus taeanensis genome encodes:
- a CDS encoding ATP-binding protein: protein MSLTAAELQTYLNALVRGELKLSTMIWGPPGVGKSSVVAQVAAANRLGFVDVRLSQLAPTDLRGLPVPESDGQGGGVSRWYPPEFLPRDGRGILFLDEVNMAPPTMQGMAQQLILDRRVGSYELPDGWFVWAAGNRKEDRASVFDMPAPLANRFLHLTVRPDFDSWRAYALGRGLHEHVVAFLTFRPELLHRLDPQQPAWPSPRAWEMASRLHRAGLDAAPAIGEAAGAEFSAFVRLYEQLPDLGIVLEGRGGGLRLPDEPSVRYAAVVGLAARAQTADEAYHAFTWLADSAGPEWLQLYVATLVSKFQAIGQLADLADLVGRDDRLATLVQTTLTLTEGA, encoded by the coding sequence GTGAGCCTCACTGCTGCTGAACTTCAGACGTACCTGAATGCCCTCGTCCGGGGCGAACTGAAACTCTCCACCATGATCTGGGGACCGCCCGGCGTGGGCAAGAGCAGCGTGGTGGCGCAGGTGGCCGCCGCGAACCGGCTGGGGTTCGTGGACGTGCGCCTCTCCCAGCTGGCGCCCACGGACCTGCGCGGGCTGCCCGTGCCGGAAAGCGACGGGCAGGGCGGCGGGGTGAGCCGCTGGTACCCGCCGGAGTTCCTGCCCCGCGACGGGCGCGGCATCCTGTTCCTGGACGAGGTGAACATGGCGCCTCCCACCATGCAGGGCATGGCGCAGCAGCTGATCCTGGACCGCCGGGTGGGCAGTTACGAACTGCCCGACGGGTGGTTCGTGTGGGCGGCCGGGAACCGCAAGGAGGACCGCGCCAGCGTGTTCGACATGCCCGCCCCACTTGCCAACCGCTTCCTGCACCTCACGGTCCGGCCCGATTTCGACTCGTGGCGCGCCTACGCGCTGGGACGCGGCCTGCACGAGCACGTGGTGGCCTTCCTGACGTTCCGCCCGGAACTGCTGCACCGCCTGGACCCGCAGCAGCCGGCGTGGCCCAGCCCGCGCGCGTGGGAGATGGCGTCCCGGCTGCACCGCGCCGGGCTGGACGCGGCCCCCGCCATCGGTGAGGCCGCCGGAGCGGAGTTCAGTGCATTCGTGCGGCTGTACGAGCAGCTGCCGGACCTCGGCATCGTGCTGGAGGGCCGCGGCGGTGGGCTGCGCCTGCCGGACGAACCGAGCGTGCGCTACGCGGCCGTGGTGGGTCTCGCGGCGCGCGCGCAGACGGCCGACGAGGCGTACCACGCCTTCACGTGGCTGGCCGACAGTGCCGGTCCGGAATGGCTGCAGCTGTACGTGGCGACGCTGGTCAGCAAGTTCCAGGCGATCGGTCAGCTCGCGGATCTGGCAGATCTGGTGGGCCGTGACGACCGCCTGGCGACCCTGGTGCAGACCACCCTGACGCTCACGGAGGGCGCGTAG
- a CDS encoding vWA domain-containing protein yields the protein MTGPVPVTPDFQRLISGARLRLRGRSAFFATLLLHAEFVPSREVAAAGTDGERVYVNPEVAASLPVDVLDGLLLHEVLHAALSHVERRGPREKKRWNKSADLIVNGMVAAAGLPVPPQSRRDEHLERLSVEEVYTAIEAEAQGDGEDEGDDLLDGPPSDAPPRGQKPGQSGQTQRQWQQALAQARSVEAMSGKGDDPLGEHRELQRLAPARLDWRAHLWRFLARTPVDFGGFDRRFVGRGLYLEALDDESLRALIAVDTSGSVDDDAVRALVSEVQGVLGAYPHVRATLYYADTEAYGPHDLTPGGEIPPPQGGGGTDFRPVFALLDEHEPDVLVYLTDGYGDFPDAAPRVPTLWVVPPGGLEDEGFPFGEVLRLEEHT from the coding sequence GTGACGGGGCCTGTGCCGGTCACGCCGGACTTTCAGCGGCTGATTTCCGGAGCGCGGCTGCGCCTGAGAGGCCGCTCGGCCTTCTTCGCGACGCTGCTGCTGCACGCGGAATTCGTTCCGTCCCGCGAGGTTGCGGCGGCGGGCACGGACGGTGAGCGGGTGTACGTGAACCCGGAGGTGGCCGCCAGTCTGCCCGTGGATGTGCTCGATGGCCTGCTGCTGCACGAGGTGCTGCACGCCGCGCTGTCGCACGTGGAGCGGCGCGGGCCGCGCGAGAAGAAACGCTGGAACAAGAGTGCGGACCTGATCGTGAACGGCATGGTGGCCGCCGCGGGCCTGCCGGTCCCGCCGCAATCCCGCCGGGACGAGCACCTGGAGCGCCTGAGCGTGGAAGAGGTGTACACCGCCATTGAGGCCGAAGCGCAGGGCGACGGCGAGGACGAAGGGGATGACCTGCTCGACGGCCCCCCAAGTGACGCGCCGCCCCGCGGGCAGAAACCCGGACAGAGCGGACAGACCCAGCGTCAGTGGCAGCAGGCGCTGGCGCAGGCCCGCAGCGTGGAAGCCATGAGTGGCAAGGGCGACGACCCGCTGGGCGAACACCGCGAGTTGCAGCGCCTCGCGCCTGCGCGGCTCGACTGGCGGGCGCACCTGTGGCGCTTCCTCGCCCGGACGCCGGTGGATTTCGGGGGGTTCGACCGGCGGTTCGTGGGCCGGGGCCTGTACCTGGAGGCGCTGGATGACGAGTCCCTGCGCGCCCTGATCGCCGTGGACACCTCAGGCAGTGTGGATGACGACGCCGTGCGCGCCCTGGTGAGCGAGGTGCAGGGGGTGCTGGGCGCGTACCCGCACGTGCGGGCCACGCTGTACTACGCGGACACGGAGGCGTACGGTCCGCACGACCTGACCCCCGGCGGGGAGATCCCGCCGCCGCAGGGTGGGGGTGGCACGGACTTCCGCCCGGTGTTCGCCCTGCTCGATGAGCATGAGCCGGACGTGCTGGTGTACCTCACGGACGGGTACGGGGACTTCCCGGACGCGGCGCCGCGCGTCCCGACGCTGTGGGTGGTGCCGCCTGGTGGGCTGGAGGACGAAGGCTTCCCGTTCGGTGAGGTGCTGCGCCTGGAGGAACACACATGA
- the nudC gene encoding NAD(+) diphosphatase, which produces MIATSRPQAFEPDLTLSPTPQTVWFVFQGPRLLVREDGTLPQGEVPWALEDVTPLGRQEDVPFFTAGLSGDAPEGWAALPVRACFGRLPDDRMGLAGYAAQVLDFIRTHRYCGRCASALTDAAHERSRRCPNCGLAVYPRVAPVAMVLIHRGQGAATELLLARSPHFPPGMYSAIAGFVEPSETLETAARREVLEEVGVQVGELRYAFSQPWPFPHSLMLGFDAEYVSGAITPQAGEIEDARWFPVTALPTLPAPVSIARALIDRAVQAALPL; this is translated from the coding sequence ATGATCGCCACGAGCCGCCCACAGGCGTTCGAGCCGGACCTGACCCTGAGTCCCACCCCGCAGACCGTGTGGTTCGTTTTTCAGGGGCCCAGACTGCTGGTGCGTGAGGACGGCACCCTCCCCCAGGGTGAGGTGCCCTGGGCGCTGGAGGACGTCACGCCGCTGGGCCGCCAGGAGGACGTGCCGTTCTTCACTGCGGGTCTGAGCGGTGACGCGCCGGAGGGCTGGGCGGCGCTGCCCGTCCGGGCGTGCTTCGGCCGCCTGCCGGATGACCGGATGGGTCTGGCCGGGTACGCGGCGCAGGTGCTGGATTTCATCCGCACCCACCGTTACTGCGGTCGCTGCGCCTCGGCCCTGACCGACGCGGCGCATGAGCGCTCCCGCCGCTGCCCGAACTGCGGCCTGGCGGTGTACCCGCGCGTGGCGCCCGTGGCAATGGTCCTGATTCACCGCGGGCAGGGCGCCGCCACGGAACTGCTTCTGGCCCGCAGTCCGCACTTTCCGCCCGGAATGTACTCCGCCATTGCCGGCTTCGTGGAGCCGTCTGAGACGCTGGAAACAGCGGCGCGGCGCGAGGTGCTTGAGGAGGTGGGCGTGCAGGTGGGGGAGCTGCGCTACGCGTTCAGTCAGCCGTGGCCGTTCCCGCACTCCCTGATGCTGGGTTTTGACGCCGAGTACGTGAGCGGGGCGATCACCCCCCAGGCCGGTGAGATCGAGGACGCCCGCTGGTTTCCGGTCACGGCCCTGCCGACCCTGCCGGCACCGGTGAGTATCGCCCGCGCGCTGATCGACCGGGCGGTGCAGGCCGCGCTTCCCCTCTAG